In the genome of Dermatobacter hominis, the window ATCGCCCGCACCGCGCTGCAACCGCTGGCGTACCGCGCCGCCGTCCTGCACGAGCTCTGAGGTCCCGACGGCGCCCGATCGCCGCTGAGAGATCCGTCACCCGCCCTGCCGTGGACCGCCGATCCGGGCGGCGCCGCCGGTTTCGCGCTTCGGGTCGCCCGGGGTGCGGTCGGTAGACTCCTGGCATGTCCCAGTCCGGCTCCACCCCCCGAACCAGCGCTGAGCACCAGACCGGTTCGCAGCTCGTCAAGCGCGGCCTCGCCGAGATGCTGAAGGGCGGCGTCATCATGGACGTCGTCACGCCGGACCAGGCCAAGATCGCCGAGGACGCCGGCGCCACCGCGGTGATGGCGCTCGAGCGCGTGCCGGCCGACATCCGCGTCGACGGCGGGGTCGCCCGCATGAGCGACCCGGCGATGGTCGAGGGCATCCAGGCCGCCGTCACCATCCCGGTCATGGCCAAGGCCCGCATCGGGCACTTCGTCGAGGCGCAGATCCTGCAGTCGCTCGGCGTCGACTACGTCGACGAGTCCGAGGTCCTCACCCCGGCCGACGAGACCCACCACATCGACAAGTGGGCCTTCACCGTGCCGTTCGTGTGCGGCGCCACCAACCTGGGCGAGGCGCTGCGGCGCATCTCCGAGGGCGCCTGCATGATCCGCTCGAAGGGCGAGGCGGGCACCGGCAACATCGTCGAGGCCGTGCGGCACCTGCGGTCGATCACCGGCGACATCCGCAAGCTCACCCAGGCCGACGCCGCCGAGCTGTTCGAGTGGGCGAAGCAGCTGCGCGCGCCGCTGCCGCTCGTGCAGGAGATCGCCGAGACCGGCACGCTGCCGGTGCCGCTGTTCTGCGCCGGCGGCATCGCCACCCCGGCCGACGCCGCGCTGGCCATGCAGCTCGGCGCCCAGGCCGTGTTCGTCGGCTCGGGCATCTTCAAGTCCGACGACCCGGCGCCGCGCGCCAAGGCGATCGTCGAGGCGACGACGCACTTCACCGACGCCGACATCCTGGCCAAGGTCAGCCGCGGCCTGGGTGCGCCCATGACCGGCATCGGCATGGACGAGATCGAGGTCCAGTTCGCGGATCGCGGGTGGTGACCCGGACGCGACCGGTGCCGCGGTGAAGGTCGGGGTCCTCGCCCTGCAGGGGGCGTTCTCGCTCCACGCAGAGGCGCTCGAGTCCCTCGGGGTGGCGACGACGCTCGTCCGCCGGCCGGAGCAGCTCGACGACGTCGACCGGCTGGTCGTGCCCGGCGGGGAGTCGAC includes:
- the pdxS gene encoding pyridoxal 5'-phosphate synthase lyase subunit PdxS; translation: MSQSGSTPRTSAEHQTGSQLVKRGLAEMLKGGVIMDVVTPDQAKIAEDAGATAVMALERVPADIRVDGGVARMSDPAMVEGIQAAVTIPVMAKARIGHFVEAQILQSLGVDYVDESEVLTPADETHHIDKWAFTVPFVCGATNLGEALRRISEGACMIRSKGEAGTGNIVEAVRHLRSITGDIRKLTQADAAELFEWAKQLRAPLPLVQEIAETGTLPVPLFCAGGIATPADAALAMQLGAQAVFVGSGIFKSDDPAPRAKAIVEATTHFTDADILAKVSRGLGAPMTGIGMDEIEVQFADRGW